The following DNA comes from Mycobacterium sp. MS1601.
GCTCCGTTTCGCGCACCTGTGGATGAGGGTCGATGGCCCGGACCCCTCACGTGGGAACCTCGCGCCATGTCCACGGTGTTCATCGGGAGCCAGGCCGTAGCGGCGGGTGTGGTGACCAAGTATCAGCTGAGCAAAAACTATCAACGCCTGCTACCTGACCTCTATGCCCCCAAAGGCGATCTGTCGCTGGATGACTGGATCTACGCGACGTGGAAATGGTCGAAAGGCCGCGGCGTCATCACCGGCCTGGCCGCAGCAGCCTGGCACGGCGCCAAGTGGGTCGATATCGGCACTCCCATCGAGATAAACGTGGACAACACGAAGCCTCCGCGGACAGTGATCACCAGGAACGAGACGCTTCTCGACGACGAGGTGGTGACCCGCCGCGGCATTCCGGTCACCACTGTGCCGAGGACTGTTTTCGATCTCGCGCGCCGCGACGCCGAGGACAAAGCGATCGCCCGACTCGACGCACTGGCACAGGCCACCCGCTTCGACCATGCCGACGTACTCGAAGTCGCGCGGCGGCACCCCGGACTGAGGGGCTCAGCCCGGGTACCGAAGCTGTTGAACCGCGTCGACGCCGGTGCCGAATCCCCGCAAGAGACCAAGCTGCGCCTGGTGCTCGTCGCCGCCGGGTTTCCCAGGCCGCAGACCCAGATTCCGGTGCCTCGGCCCAACGGTCGCAGATACTTCCTCGACATGGGCTGGCCCGAGTTGATGGTGGCGGTGGAATACGACGGCCAACATCACCGCACCGACCGGCTCAGCTTCACCGCCGACGTCGCGCGTGCGGAGTACCTGGCGTCCCTTGGATGGATCGTCATCAGGGTGCTCGCCGACCACCGACAAAGAGACATCATCGAGCGGGTGCGGCGGGCACGCCTATCACGAGACGGACTTCAGTCGACACAATTGCCAGAATCTGTCGCCTAGGTTCAGTCTCATGCCCGCAACGGCGCGAACGCGAACTCCCGCAAACCGACCTGTGGCGACACCGCGGCCCGGAACCCCAGCGACTGCGCGGCCCCTTCCGGCGAGGCCACGATGTGGCGCACGTCGCCACTGCGGAACTGCCCGGTGACCTCGGGAGCCGGCCCGCCGCGGGCCTGGCACACGATGTTCGCCACGTCGAGGATCGAAATCGGCTGCCCTGAGCACACATTGGCGGCCAGGAACCCCTCGGTGGCCGCCTCGACAGCGACGACATTGGCAGCGGCGACATCGCGGACGTGCACGAAATCACGCATCTGCCCGCCATCTTCGAAAACCTTTGGCGGACTTCCCTTTTCAAGAGCCGAACGAAAGATGGCCGCGACGCCCGAGTACGGGGTGTCGCGCGGCATGCCGGGACCGTAAACGTTGTGATAGCGCAGGGCGGTGACGGCGCCACCCGTCGCTTCGGCCCAGGCCAGCGCGTAGTGCTCCTGCGCGGTCTTGCTGGCGGCGTAGAGACTGCGAGGCCGCAGCGGGGCGTCCTCGCCCACCAACGTCCAGCGCACCGGTTCGTCGCCGACCGGGCAACGGTGCTCGAACATCCCGGCGTCGAGGTCCTCACGGCGGCGTGGCAGCGGATCAACCATCCCGTGCTGCGGGCATTCGAACCCGCCCTGGCCGTAGACCACCATCGACGAGGCCAGCACCAGCCGCGACACCCCGGCGGCGTGCATCTGCGCCAACAGCACCGTGGTGGCGTAGTCGTTGTGCCTGCCGTACGCGGGCGCATCACCGGCATCAACACCCGCGCCCACCATGGCCGCCTGGTGACACACCACGTCCACCCCGTCGAGCAGGTGCGCCACGATGTCGGGGGCAGCCACATCTCCACGCACCACCCCCTCGGGCAACACGGCGTCGTGATGGGCCGCGGGCAACAGCATGTCGAGACCGACCACCTCGTGCCCGCGGACCTTCAACGCGGCGGAGATCTGGGTGCCGATGAACCCCGCCGCGCCCGTCAGCAGGACCTTCACGGCAGCTCGATCGGGAGCGTCACACCCTCGTGCGGTGAGCAGTGTGTGCAGGTGCGTTCCTGCGGCACAGCCTCGATGGCCTCGCGCACCAGCTTCTTGAACGGCACCAAGTTGCGCTCGAACTCGGCGAACACGTCGACGGCCTTGACCCCGCTGCCGGCCTCGACGCCGGCGTCCAGATCTGTCACCAGAGCGATTGCCGCATAACAGATCTCGAGTTCACGCGCCAACACCGTCTCGGGGTAACCGGTCATGTTGATCAGCGAGAACCCGACGCTCGCGTACCACTGGCTCTCGGCACGGGTGGAAAAGCGGGGACCCTCGATCACCACCATGGTGCCACCGTCGACCACGCCGGGCAGCCCGGACGCCGACTCCCGCAGGTCCGGGCAGTACGGGTCGGCGAAGTCGACGTGGATGCCGCCGGAGTCGAAGTAGGTGGCCTTGCGGCCACTGGTGCGGTCGACGAGCTGATCGGGCACCACCATGGCGCCGGGGCCGAGTTCGGGCGTCAGGCTGCCCACCGCACACGGACCGAACACCCGCCGCACCCCGAGTGCCCGCAGTGCCCACATGTTGGCGCGGTAGGGCACAGTGTGCGGCGAGTACTCGTGTCTGACGCCGTGGCGAGGCAGGAACGCCACCTCGTGGTCGCCGACCTGCCCGACGGTGACCGGCGCGCTGGGGCTGCCGTAGGGGGTGTCCAGACTGATGGTGCGGGCGTCGGCTCCGAAGAACGAGTAAAAACCGCTGCCGCCGATGACTCCGAGCATCCGTCCATTCTGCTTGACTGCCGCCATGGCACATTTTGTGGCACTGCGCGCCGACGGTCCCGCGGCGGTCCGACTGGCCGGAGCCGTGGCCGGCGGGGCGGCCGCGGCGGCCGTGGTGGCGGTGACGGCGGGCGCGCCGTATGCGCCCGCGACGGGCTGGGTGGTCGCCGCGACGATCTATCTCGCGTGGACGTGGCTGCTGGTCGGACGGATGGACGCCGCCGCCACCGAGCAGCACGCCCGGCACGCCCACGAGGAGGACTCCACCCGCCGTTTCACCCAGGTGACGGTGGTTCTGGCGAGCCTGGGCAGCCTCGGCGGCGTCGGCTATCTACTGACCGCAGGCGGCGACCTCGGCGCGGCTGTGGTGGGGATACTGTCGGTGGCGGCGTCGTGGTTTGCCGTGCACACCGTGTTCATGCTGCGCTACGCCCGGCAGTACTACACCGGCCCGCCCGGTGCGATCGACTTCAATCAGGACGATCCGCCGGCCTACGCGGACTTCGCCTACCTGGCGTTCACCCTCGGCATGACCTATCAGGTGTCGGATACCAATCTGCGCAACGGGGCCATCCGGTCCACCGCGCTGCAGCACGCCATGCTGTCGTTCCTGTTGGGCGCGGTGATCCTGGCGATGACCCTCAACCTGGTGGTGGGGTTGGCCAACCTCTGATTCGGTTGGATCGGTGCCGTGGGACGATCGTCGCCATGGCCACCGTCTCCCAATGGATCGAAGGCGCCCGCCCGCGGACTCTTCCCAACGCGGTGGCGCCCGTCATCGCCGGCACCGGAGCAGCGGCCTGGCTGGGTGCGGCCGTGTGGTGGAAGGCGGCGCTGGCGCTACTGGTGTCGCTGGCCCTGATCGTCGGGGTGAACTACGCCAACGACTACTCCGACGGCATCCGCGGCACCGACGACGTGCGCGCGGGCCCGCTGCGGCTGGTGGGCTCCAAGGTGGCCTCACCGAGAGCTGTGCTGAGCGCAGCGGTGATCAGCCTGCTTCTGGCGTCGCTGGCCGGACTGGCGCTGGCCGTCGTGACCAATCCGTGGCTGATCGCCGTCGGCGTGGTCTGCATCACCGGCGCGTGGTTCTACACCGGAGGCTCAAAGCCTTACGGCTACTTGGGTTTCGGCGAGATCGCGGTATTCGTGTTCTTCGGTCTGGTGGCGGTGCTGGGAACGCAGTACACGCAGGCGCTGGCCGTCGACTGGGTGGGCGCCGTGGCTGCGGTGGCCATGGGCTGCCTGTCCTCGGCGGTGTTGGTGGCCAACAATCTGCGCGACATCCCCACCGACACGGAGTCCGGCAAGATCACCCTGGCAGTGCGTCTCGGTGACGCCCGCACCCGCAGGCTGTACGTCGGGCTGCTGGTGACTGCGGGGTTGGCCACCGTCGCGCTGGCATTCGCGACCCCATGGACTCTGGCCGGGTTCGTCGCCGCGCCCCTGGCGGTGCGGGCGTCGCGTCCGGTGACGACGGGCAAGGGCGGCCCCGCATTGATCCCGGTACTGCGAGATACCGGGCTGACCATGTTGGTGTGGTCGATCGCCGTAGGCATCGCACTCTTCCTGGGTTAGCTCCGCTGCAGGGCGGTCAGCTCATGCGGTGCCCGGCTGAGGTGTCCGGTGCGATCAAGCGGCTTCGTCGAGCAAGGCCGCCACAGCGACACGCAAGTGCGCGGCGTCGACGAAGTCGGTGACCAGCTCGACGGTCGCCGTGTCGTCGCCGCGCAGGATCGCCAGCAGCACATGCTCGACCCGGATCTCTCTGCTCTTGTGCGCCAAGGCTTCCCGCAAGGCGAGCTCGAGCACCTTCTTCGCCGGTCTGGTGAACGGGAGGTGACCGCGGCGGCGCTGGCGCCGGCCCGAACTGCGCACCGCATCGTCGAAGGCATCCGGACCGAAACCCCGCTCCACCGCGTCCCGCACGGCATCCAAGTCGATGCCGATGGCGCGCAGCGCGGCAGCGTCCTCGTCGACGTCGTCGCCTGCGGAACTCAGGCGCACCCGCAGCGCGTCGGCGGTGAGGCCGGCTTCCGAGAGCACCGCCGCCAGATCACGACCCGCACTCTGCACCACCCCGACAAGCAGGTGCTCAGGTCTGATCTCACCGATGTCGGCGTCACGGGCCTCTTGTTGCGCCAGGACCACGGCCGCCCTGGCCTCCTTCGTGAACTTCTCGAACATCAGCGCCTCCGGTTGTACTTCTGATGGACGGCCTGCCTGCTGACACCCAGGGCGTCGGCGATGGCCTGCCAACTCCAGCCCTGTTCGCGGGCGTTGGCGACATGCAGTGCTTCCAGCCGCACCTGGAGCCGTTGCAACGCTCCGACCGCGCGCAGCCCGACGGCCGGATCGACACTGCCGAGTTCCTCGGACTGATCGAGCGAAAGCGACTGATTCATGCTCGTCAATATAACTTGACACTCTCCAGCCGTCAACCAAACTTGACATCAGTGATGTGGCGCACGTTGCTGTGGGTAACGCTTCGCGCATCACCTGATACGGCCCCACGGAGTCCGCGAACACGGCCGCACCGCACAGTTCCTGCCAGCTGACGACAAATCACTGCCATGGAATTAATCCCCTGACCTGCTGGTTACAACCACCAGACCGGAACGAAACCCGATCCGAACCGCGACCCACAGGTCTTACTGCGAGGCACGATTCGCACCAGCACGAAACCAGAGAGAAACACGAACATGAAGAAGCTAGGAGTAGCCACACTCATCGGAACCGCCGCCACCGCCGCTCTGCTTGGCTTGGCCGCACCGGCGATCGCCGCCCCCACCGGAGCAGGCAACGCCCAAGACACCATCAGCTCGCTGCAGAGCCAGGGCTACAAGGTGATCGTCAACCGCCTGTCCAACGCCCCGCTCAGCGAAGCCAGCGTCGTCTCCGTCGGCCAAGGTCCCACTTTCAGCCACACGAATCCGAACGCCGGCAATGAAGGTGGCTACGGCCCGAACTCGGACAACCAGTTCGCGCCGCAGAACACCAAGACGGTGTACGTAAACGTCCGCTGACACGACCCACTCCGAAAAGCGCCCTCCGGGGCGCTTTTTGGCGTGTCAGCGCAGTGCGTCCAACAGTCGCTCGACATCTTCGCCGGTGTTGTAGAGATGAAAACCGACTCGCACCGCGCCCGCTCGCACGGCGGCCCGGATGCCGGCCGCACGCAACCGATCCTCAGCTCCCGCAACAGGTATGGAGACAATCGCCGACTCGATGGGAGCAAGGCCCAGATGGTGGCGCACCACAGCAGCCAGCCCCACAGTGTGACGGTGCACCGCCGCCCGATCCAGTCCGGCCAGCCATGGCAGTGCGGCTCCCGCGCCGATGGCGCTGATCCACGACGGTGAGGTGTCCAACCGCTTCGCACCGGGCGCCAGGCGCAGCGGCAGGCCATACACCGTCGACCACGGATCCTGGCCGGCATACCAATTGGCGCCGTGGGCAGTGATGCTCTCCAGCAGCGAATCACGCACCGACATCCACGCCATCCCGCGCGGGGCCAACAACCATTTGTAGGCGCCTCCGACGGTCACGTCCGCCCAGGACACGTCCACCTGGCACCACCCCAGCGCCTGCGTGACGTCGATGACGGTGAGTGCGTCACCCACGTTGGCTCGCAGCGTGTCGACATCGAGGGTGCGCCCGCCGGCCGACTGAACCAAGCTGACCGCGACGACGTCGAACTCCCCTGCCCGGCGCTCCACCTCCGCGGGCTCGAGTTCGGTCACGGTCACACCCCGCGCCGACTGCGCAGCGAACGGAAACGAGACGCTGGTGAACTCCTTGGAGACGGTGAGCACCCGGGCACCGTCGGGCACCGCGGCGGCAATCAGACCGAGCAGCGCCGAGACACTGCCACCGATCGCCACCGACTGCGCGGGGACACCCACCAACGACGCGTAACCGGCCCGGGCCGCCTCGACGTCACGGTCGATATCCGGCGCGTACAGCTCGCCACGCCCCCAGCTGTGCACATGCGCCGACACAGCGTCGACGACGAACCTGGGCGGCAGACCCACCGTCGGCGAATCGAGGTAGCCTTCGGCTCCGCAGAACTCGGCGCCGAACGCAACCCTGGTCACTTGTCCGACGGGTCCTCACCGCGCAGCCGGGCCTGCAGTTCGGCACGGTCACGCTTACGCCGCTCGTCGACGGCAGCAATGCTGGCGGTCGCGCGCCTGCGCAACGGCGCGAACACCCAGATCCCCAACGGCAACGCGATCACGATCGCGAACAGCACCGCGATCACCACAGGGAACTCTTCGATACCGAGCAGCCGCGCCCCGAAGACGATGGCCACGGCAAGCACCGCAACCAACAGCAGTCGTGCGACCAGGTAGGCCGCGACATCTGCCACCATCTGAGCGGTACGGGGCTGTTCAACCACGAACCCGAGCCTACCGACACGCGTATATTCGGTAGAAGGAGGTTGTTTCGTGTCGTTCCTGGTCCTCGTGGTTCTACTGGCCGCAGCGGTGTACATCGGCTGGCGCGTCGTCAAAGCGCGTGCCAACCGCCCGCGGCCCCGCACCATCGGCCCCGACGATGATCCCGAGTTCCTGTGGCGGCTCAACCACCCGGACAACAAGCCGCGGACTTAAGACCCGGCAGCTACCAACTCGCGGAATCCCGGTTCGGGCCGGGGAACCCGTCGGCCACCACCGCAGCCAACTCCACCAGCGCTTCTCTGGTGTCCCTGCGCAGCCGCGTCAGGTCGATCTCGGCGCCCTCTTCCAGATGCGGGTCGAACGGCACCAGCCGCACCGCACGGCAGCGACGCGAAAAGTGATCCACCACCTTCTGGATGTCGATCTTGGCCGAACGGGGCCGCACGGCATTGATCACCGCGATCGAATTGCGCACCAACTCCTGATGGCCGTGCGCGTCCAGCCAGTCCAGCGTCGCCGAGGCGCTGCGCGCCCCGTCCACCGAACCTGAACTGACCACCACCAGAGTGTCGGCCTTGGCCAGCACCGCGGCCATCGCCGAGTGCATCAGACCGGTGCCGCAGTCGGTGAGGACCAGGCTGTAGAACCGCTCGAGCACCTCCAATGTGCGGGCGTAATCGTCGGCACTGAACGCCTCCGAGACGGCCGGGTCGGTCTCCGAGGCCAGCACCTCCAGCCGGCTGGGACCCTGCGATGTGTAACCCCGGATATCGCTGTAACTCTGGATCCGCCCGGCGTCACGCAACAGGTGCCGCACGGTGGCCTGCGTCTCCAGCGGCACCTTCTGACTCAAGGTGCCGCGGTCGGGATTGGCGTCGACGGCCACCACCCGGTCTCCGCGCAGCGACGCGAACGTGGACCCCAGCGTGGCGGTGATGGTGGTCTTGCCCACACCGCCTTTGAGTGAGACCACCGCGATCCGGTAGCAGCCCGCCAGCGGTTGGTTGACCTGGGCGACGAGGTTCTTCTGGTGGATGTCCTTGGGGCTCTCGCCGACATTGATCAGCTTGCCCGACGCCAGGTACAGCAGTCGGCGCCATCCGCTGGCCGGCACCGGTTTGACCTCGCGCAGCAACGAGCTGGTGGACAGATCCGGATACGGGGTCTGCGGAATCTCCTGGCGGTACGGCACGGGCAGCGCGGACTCGGCCACCGCAGGCTCGCGTGGCGCCGGTTCCAGGCGCTCTGGGCTGAGGTAGTGGAACTGCTCGGTCCGCGGTTCCGACGCCGGCGCATTCCACTGCGGCGGCGGCGGATTCCAGCGCGGCGGCCTCGGCAGTCCGGTGGGCTCACTGAACCGATGCTCGGACCGGAACCCGGTCACCGGCCTTGGCGGGCCGTCGCTGATCACCGGAGTGCCGTACCCCGGGGTGTGGAACTCGGTGTACTCCGTCTTGGGCTCGGCCCGTTGCGGCTCGTCTTGAGATTGTTCGGCGAACCATGTTGTCGGCTCGTCGTTTTCGCGAGGGGCATTCTCCCGACCGTGGCGGCCGTCGGCATTCGGCGGTGCTTCATGGTCGCGGCCCTGCGTCCCCCTCGTCTCTCGGGCTCCTGGACCACTCGGAAGGTCAGACACGAACAAACTCCTTTGAAACTCAGCTCACCCCGGCATACGAGTGCAGACCCACGGTCACCAGGTTGATGAAGAACAGGTTGAACACCATGGCCACGAAGCCGACGACGTTGATCCACGCGGCCTTCTTGTCCCGCCAGCCCGCGGTCGAACGGGCGTGAAGGTAGGCGGCATACACCACCCACGCGATGAAGGACACCGTTTCCTTGGGATCCCAGCCCCAGTACCGGCCCCATGCCTCCTCGGCCCAGATGGCGCCGAAGATGACGCCGAACCCGAACACCGGGAACGCGAAGATGGTGGTGCGGTAGGCGATCCGGTCGAGCGTCTGCGCGTCGGGAAGGCGCTGCACCACCCGGGCCACCGCACCGTCACCCTTGCCGAACCGGGACAGCTTGAGCAGGAACAGGATGCTGGCCACTCCGGCGACCAGGAACACCCCGGACCCGAGACTGACCACCGAGACGTGGATGGGCAGCCAGTAACTCTGCAACGCCGGCATCACCGGAGCCGCGTGGGTGTAGAGCCACTGACCCGAGACGGTCAGCAGGATCAGGGTGGGCAGCAGCACAAACACCCACAACGACCGGAACTGCGGCTTGCGCAGCACCCACGCCGCGGCCACCAGACCACAGAAGCAGGTCAGGTTGATGAACTCGTACATGTTGCCCCAGGGCACCCGGCTGGTCGACAGCCCGCGCAGCACGATGCACGCAAACAGCGCGGCGATGCCGACGTAGACCAACGCGATGCCGGTGCGGCCGATGCGCTCATCCGCCGAGCGCTTGGGGACCTCGGCGATCCGCCCGGGCCGGTCGCCGTCGGAGCTGACCCCGGCCGCCACCAGTTCGCGTTCGGCGACCTTGCGGCTGCGACTGTAGGACAGCTCGACGGCCAGCAGCAGCATGGCCACCATCAGCACCAGGGTCGACGTCGTGAACGCCCAGTCCGAGTACTGGGCCAGACCGAGATCGACGTGATCGGAGTTCATCGGACCTTCTCTCTGGACGGGGTGTCGCTGCTGCTCAGCAGACGCTCCGTCAACTTCTCGAACTCGTCACCCCAGCCGGAGTTGTCGGACCGCGCCAAGCCGCCGAGCTCGACGTTCACGGTACCGCTGCCGCCGGCCGGAGCAATCCGGACCCAGATCCGGCGGCGACGGATGATCAACGACACCAACAGCCCACCCATCATGGCCAGCGAGAAGACCAGCACCCAGACCTGGCCCGGGTCGTGCGACACCTGCAGGTTCACGAACGGAGTGGCACCGTCGAAGCGGATCTGGGTGCCGTCGTTCAACGTCACCGACTCACCGGCCCGCAGATTCACCCGTTCTTCCCGGGTGAGCCGGCCCTGGTCGATGAGCCGCGGATCGAGGTCCCAGATGGACTGCGGTCGCCCGCTGTCCAGGCCGGCGTCGCCGCGGTAGATGTCGACGGCCACCGCCGGGTCGTTGAGCTCCGGCCAACTCGACGACAGCAGCGTCCCGTCAAAGGAGGCTGTCGGCGCGAACAGGCCCTGGATCGCGATCTGGTGGTCACGGCGCTCGTCGTCGTCGGGGTACATCCCCGCGGGCGGATCGATGCGCACCACGCCGGAGGACAGGAAGGTGGTCTGGTCTTCGGGGCGCCACTGGATGGTCTGGCTGCGGGTCTGCCCGTCCGGGAACGTCACCGTGAACGACGGGGCAAATCCGCGGCCCTGCAGGTACACCCGGTCACCGCCCACCCGCAGCGGATGGTTGACCTCCAGCCGGTAGGGCTGCCAGGTGTTGGTGGTCAGGTCCTCGCCGTACTGATAGTCGATGTCGGCGGCGAACCCGATGGCCTGCCCGTTGTCCAGATACCGGGCTTCGAAGTCGTTGACCCGCACACACATCGGGTTCAGCGAGGTGCCGTCGACGGTGTTGCCGGCCCGGAACGAATCGAACGCCGCGGGTGAGGCCGAGCAGAACCCGGGCCCGCCTGCGACGACGATGACGTTGCCTTCGTAGCCGAAGAGCTTTCCGGCCGCGACGGCCACCAGGATGCCGAGCAGCGAGAAGTGGAACACCAGATTGCCGAACTCGCGCAGATAGCCCTTCTCCGCCGAGATCTCGGTGACATCGCCGTCCTTGCGGACGATCTTTCGCCACCCACGCAGCTCCTTGACCATGGTCTCGGCTACGTCGTCCGGGGTTCCCACGGCGTCGGCGGTGTGGTGTTTCGGCAGCCTCGCCAGGTTGCGTGGCGCCGCAACCGGCGTGGCCCGCAGGCTCTTGGCGTGCTCGATCATCCGCGGGGTCAGGCAGCCCACCAGCGAGATGAACAACAGGACGTAGATGGCCGTGAACCAGAAGCTGGAGAAGACGTCGAAGAACTGGAAGCGGTCCAGCCACGGCCCGATGGTGGTGTGCTCGGCCAGATACTCGTCGACCTTGCCCGCGTTGAGACTGCGCTGCGGCACCAGCGCGCCCGGCACCGCGGCCACCGCCAGCAGGAACAGCAGAGCCAGCGCGGTGCCCATGGACGTCAGCGCACGCCAGGTGTTGCGGATCAGAGCGATCAAATCGGCAGCCTCACATCGCTGACAAAGGCGTCACGGACGAAGGAGACGAAGTCACTCCACAATCCCGTCGCCAGCGCCACGCCCACACAGATCATCAGCACGCCGCCGATGATCTGGATGGTGCGGGTGTTGCGTCGCAGCCAGCCCAGCCCGCCGACTGCCCAGGACGAGCCGAACGCCAGCAGAACGAACGGCAGCCCCAGCCCCAGGCAGTAGGCGATCACCAGCGTCACTCCGCGGGCCACGCTGGCACCGTCGGTGGCCGAGGCCACCGTGATGACACCCGCCAGCGTCGGCCCCAGGCACGGTGTCCAGCCCAGCCCGAACACCGCGCCCAGCAGCGGCGCGCCCGCCACGGAGGACACCTGCCGCGGCGTGAACTTCACCTGCCGCTGCATGGCCGGGATGAACCCGATGAACGCCAACCCCATGATGATGGTCAGCACACCGCCGACACGTTGCAGCACAACCTGATTGGTGATCAGTGACGTCGTCATACCCAGCACCGCCACGGTCCCGAGGATGAACACCACCGTGAAGCCCGCCACGAACAACAGCGCCGACCCGGCCACGCGCATTTTCGACCCGGTCTTCACCTGGGTTTCGCCGCCGCGCACGGGTTCTTCTCCGACCACCGCGGCGAGATAGGACAGGTAGCCCGGGACCAGCGGCACCACGCACGGCGAGGCGAACGACACCAGCCCAGCCAGCACACACGCCCCCAGAGCCAGCAGCAGCGGCCCGGTGGCGGCGAGTTCGGTGAAGCCTGTCATTGCGCTGGTGAGCTTTCGGAGACCAGCCGCTGGACAACAGGCTGGAGGTCTTCGGCCAGGAGTTCGCGCAGGAAGACCGCGGCCACGCGGTGCTGACGGTCCAGCACGATGGTGGACGGGATGACGGTGGTGGGGTACCTGCCGCCGAACGCGATCATGGTGCGCATCGCCGGGTCATAGATCGACGGGAAGGTGATGTTGCGGTCGGTGACGAAGTCGACGGGGGCGTCACGGTTGTTGTCCCGCACGTCGATACCGAGAAACGCCACCCCCTGGTCACGGGTGGCCTCGTACACCTTTTGCAGCTGCGGCATCTCCGTGCGGCACGGTGCACACCACTGCCCCCACACGTTGATCACCACGACATCGCCGGCGAAATCATCGAGGCTGAGCGTCGTGTCGGGGTCCAGCAGGTCCGGGCCCGAGATGGGTCCCGGGTTGCCGCGGTCGGCGGGCGGGTCGTAGAAGATGTCGGTCTGCCCGCCCGGTGCGACGAACTCGAACGTCCCGCCCTGGGCCACGGCGTCGTCACCGGTGGCGCAGCCGGTCAGCGCCAGCATGAGCGCGCACCCCAGGACTGCCAACCACCGCATCACAGGTGCCCAGCCGGCTCCGCGTAACCCCAGCCGACCAACCGGTCGCCGTCGAACTCAAACGATGTCAGCGAGGCCAGGTTGCACATCCGCGCACCCTTGGTGGGCAGGTGGGCCAACCTCTTGCCGGTCATCGCGCGGCGCAGCGTCTCCACCGGGAGTTGATGCGAAACACACACGGCCTCATGCCCTTCGGCGGCGACGCGGGCCCGGTGCAGCGCGGCGATCATCCGCGGCGCCACCTCCTTGTACGGCTCCCCCCACGACGGTTTGAGCGGGTTGCGCAGCAGCGGCCAGTTGCGCGGGTTGCGCAGCGCACCGTCCCCCGGGGCCACCCGCTGGCCTTCGAAG
Coding sequences within:
- a CDS encoding helix-turn-helix domain-containing protein, whose amino-acid sequence is MNQSLSLDQSEELGSVDPAVGLRAVGALQRLQVRLEALHVANAREQGWSWQAIADALGVSRQAVHQKYNRRR
- a CDS encoding DUF559 domain-containing protein; protein product: MSTVFIGSQAVAAGVVTKYQLSKNYQRLLPDLYAPKGDLSLDDWIYATWKWSKGRGVITGLAAAAWHGAKWVDIGTPIEINVDNTKPPRTVITRNETLLDDEVVTRRGIPVTTVPRTVFDLARRDAEDKAIARLDALAQATRFDHADVLEVARRHPGLRGSARVPKLLNRVDAGAESPQETKLRLVLVAAGFPRPQTQIPVPRPNGRRYFLDMGWPELMVAVEYDGQHHRTDRLSFTADVARAEYLASLGWIVIRVLADHRQRDIIERVRRARLSRDGLQSTQLPESVA
- a CDS encoding S-methyl-5'-thioadenosine phosphorylase; this translates as MLGVIGGSGFYSFFGADARTISLDTPYGSPSAPVTVGQVGDHEVAFLPRHGVRHEYSPHTVPYRANMWALRALGVRRVFGPCAVGSLTPELGPGAMVVPDQLVDRTSGRKATYFDSGGIHVDFADPYCPDLRESASGLPGVVDGGTMVVIEGPRFSTRAESQWYASVGFSLINMTGYPETVLARELEICYAAIALVTDLDAGVEAGSGVKAVDVFAEFERNLVPFKKLVREAIEAVPQERTCTHCSPHEGVTLPIELP
- a CDS encoding Clp protease N-terminal domain-containing protein produces the protein MFEKFTKEARAAVVLAQQEARDADIGEIRPEHLLVGVVQSAGRDLAAVLSEAGLTADALRVRLSSAGDDVDEDAAALRAIGIDLDAVRDAVERGFGPDAFDDAVRSSGRRQRRRGHLPFTRPAKKVLELALREALAHKSREIRVEHVLLAILRGDDTATVELVTDFVDAAHLRVAVAALLDEAA
- a CDS encoding aminotransferase class V-fold PLP-dependent enzyme, with the translated sequence MTRVAFGAEFCGAEGYLDSPTVGLPPRFVVDAVSAHVHSWGRGELYAPDIDRDVEAARAGYASLVGVPAQSVAIGGSVSALLGLIAAAVPDGARVLTVSKEFTSVSFPFAAQSARGVTVTELEPAEVERRAGEFDVVAVSLVQSAGGRTLDVDTLRANVGDALTVIDVTQALGWCQVDVSWADVTVGGAYKWLLAPRGMAWMSVRDSLLESITAHGANWYAGQDPWSTVYGLPLRLAPGAKRLDTSPSWISAIGAGAALPWLAGLDRAAVHRHTVGLAAVVRHHLGLAPIESAIVSIPVAGAEDRLRAAGIRAAVRAGAVRVGFHLYNTGEDVERLLDALR
- a CDS encoding DUF1345 domain-containing protein produces the protein MAHFVALRADGPAAVRLAGAVAGGAAAAAVVAVTAGAPYAPATGWVVAATIYLAWTWLLVGRMDAAATEQHARHAHEEDSTRRFTQVTVVLASLGSLGGVGYLLTAGGDLGAAVVGILSVAASWFAVHTVFMLRYARQYYTGPPGAIDFNQDDPPAYADFAYLAFTLGMTYQVSDTNLRNGAIRSTALQHAMLSFLLGAVILAMTLNLVVGLANL
- a CDS encoding DUF4229 domain-containing protein; this translates as MVADVAAYLVARLLLVAVLAVAIVFGARLLGIEEFPVVIAVLFAIVIALPLGIWVFAPLRRRATASIAAVDERRKRDRAELQARLRGEDPSDK
- a CDS encoding NAD-dependent epimerase/dehydratase family protein, whose product is MKVLLTGAAGFIGTQISAALKVRGHEVVGLDMLLPAAHHDAVLPEGVVRGDVAAPDIVAHLLDGVDVVCHQAAMVGAGVDAGDAPAYGRHNDYATTVLLAQMHAAGVSRLVLASSMVVYGQGGFECPQHGMVDPLPRRREDLDAGMFEHRCPVGDEPVRWTLVGEDAPLRPRSLYAASKTAQEHYALAWAEATGGAVTALRYHNVYGPGMPRDTPYSGVAAIFRSALEKGSPPKVFEDGGQMRDFVHVRDVAAANVVAVEAATEGFLAANVCSGQPISILDVANIVCQARGGPAPEVTGQFRSGDVRHIVASPEGAAQSLGFRAAVSPQVGLREFAFAPLRA
- a CDS encoding 1,4-dihydroxy-2-naphthoate polyprenyltransferase, whose protein sequence is MATVSQWIEGARPRTLPNAVAPVIAGTGAAAWLGAAVWWKAALALLVSLALIVGVNYANDYSDGIRGTDDVRAGPLRLVGSKVASPRAVLSAAVISLLLASLAGLALAVVTNPWLIAVGVVCITGAWFYTGGSKPYGYLGFGEIAVFVFFGLVAVLGTQYTQALAVDWVGAVAAVAMGCLSSAVLVANNLRDIPTDTESGKITLAVRLGDARTRRLYVGLLVTAGLATVALAFATPWTLAGFVAAPLAVRASRPVTTGKGGPALIPVLRDTGLTMLVWSIAVGIALFLG